In Bacillus toyonensis BCT-7112, a single window of DNA contains:
- a CDS encoding DsrE/DsrF/DrsH-like family protein, producing the protein MEQQKKTTIVLFSGDYDKAMAAYIIANGAATYDQEVTIFHTFWGLNALRKDEHVKVKKTFIEKVFGKMMPRGADKMGLSKMNFAGMGPKMIKGIMKKHNAMPLPDLIDLAKEQGIKLVACQMTVDLLGLKEEEIMEGVEFAGVGAYLADASDGNVNLFI; encoded by the coding sequence ATGGAACAACAGAAGAAAACGACAATCGTGTTATTTAGCGGAGATTATGATAAAGCGATGGCTGCCTATATTATTGCAAATGGTGCAGCGACTTATGATCAAGAAGTGACTATATTTCATACTTTTTGGGGGTTGAATGCTCTTAGAAAAGATGAGCATGTGAAAGTAAAGAAGACTTTTATAGAGAAAGTATTTGGGAAGATGATGCCGCGTGGTGCCGATAAGATGGGATTATCCAAAATGAATTTTGCTGGCATGGGGCCGAAGATGATTAAAGGCATTATGAAAAAACATAACGCAATGCCTTTGCCGGATTTAATTGATTTGGCGAAAGAACAAGGAATTAAACTTGTAGCTTGTCAAATGACAGTAGATTTATTAGGGTTAAAAGAGGAAGAGATTATGGAAGGGGTAGAGTTTGCTGGGGTAGGAGCATATTTAGCAGATGCTTCGGATGGGAATGTAAACTTATTCATTTAA
- a CDS encoding sulfite exporter TauE/SafE family protein encodes MSLVVLLFIIGFIGSFISGMVGIGGAIINYPMILYIPVLLGFTGYTAHEVSGITAVQVFFATFAGAWAYRKSNDMNKTLVMYMGASILIGSFIGSFGANILEEHTVNVVYAALATIAAIMMFVPKQNNSGDVKYNKWLASLLAFVVGGASGIIGAGGSFLLVPIMLVILKLPLRMTIATSIAITFISSIGITTGKVITGQVVIIPALIIAVASIFAAPLGARVGKRLNQKVLQYVLSTLIVGTAVKMWVDMISK; translated from the coding sequence GTGAGCTTAGTCGTATTACTTTTTATAATTGGTTTTATAGGATCGTTTATATCAGGAATGGTTGGGATTGGCGGCGCGATTATTAATTATCCGATGATCTTATACATTCCAGTATTGCTAGGGTTTACTGGTTATACTGCACATGAGGTGAGCGGTATTACAGCGGTACAAGTATTCTTTGCAACTTTTGCAGGTGCGTGGGCATACCGAAAAAGTAATGATATGAATAAAACGTTAGTTATGTATATGGGAGCCAGTATATTAATAGGAAGCTTCATAGGGAGTTTCGGTGCTAACATATTAGAGGAACATACAGTGAATGTTGTTTATGCAGCATTAGCTACAATTGCAGCTATTATGATGTTTGTACCGAAACAAAATAATAGTGGAGACGTGAAGTATAATAAATGGTTAGCGAGCTTGTTAGCGTTCGTTGTAGGGGGAGCTTCAGGCATTATAGGAGCTGGAGGTTCGTTCCTTTTAGTTCCCATTATGCTAGTTATTTTAAAATTACCACTGCGCATGACGATCGCAACATCTATCGCTATTACGTTTATTTCCTCAATAGGAATTACTACAGGAAAAGTGATTACTGGGCAAGTAGTTATCATTCCAGCTCTAATTATTGCGGTTGCAAGTATATTTGCTGCGCCACTTGGAGCACGAGTCGGGAAGAGGCTAAATCAAAAAGTACTGCAATATGTATTGTCCACTTTAATTGTAGGAACTGCTGTTAAAATGTGGGTTGATATGATATCGAAGTAA